The following proteins are co-located in the Meriones unguiculatus strain TT.TT164.6M chromosome 4, Bangor_MerUng_6.1, whole genome shotgun sequence genome:
- the Pop5 gene encoding ribonuclease P/MRP protein subunit POP5 produces the protein MVRFKHRYLLCELVSEDARCRLNLDDRVLSGLVRDTVARVHGAFGAAACSVGFAVRYLNAYTGVVLLRCRKDFYQLMWSALPFITYLENKGHRYPCFFNTLHVGGTIRTCQKFLIQYNRRQLLILLQNCTDEGEREAIKKSVSRSCLLEKESVEELSDSAGEEVAEAME, from the exons ATGGTGCGGTTCAAGCACAG GTACCTGCTGTGCGAGCTGGTGTCCGAGGACGCGCGCTGTCGCCTGAACCTGGACGACCGCGTGCTGAGCGGGCTCGTCCGTGACACTGTCGCCCGGGTGCACGGGGCCTTTGGCGCCGCCGCCTGCTCCGTGGGCTTTGCAG TTCGGTACCTCAATGCCTACACGGGGGTAGTGCTACTTCGATGCCGGAAGGATTTCTACCAGCTTATGTGGTCAGCTCTTCCTTTCATCACATACTTGGAGAACAAAGGACACCGTTACCCATGTTTTTTCAACACATTACATGTGGGAG GTACAATTAGAACCTGTCAGAAGTTCCTGATTCAGTACAACCGGAGACAGCTGTTGATCTTGTTGCAGAATTGCACTGATGAAG gaGAGCGGGAAGCCATCAAGAAGTCTGTCTCAAGAAGCTGTCTGCTGGAGAAAGAGTCCGTTGAAGAGCTTTCAGACAGTGCTGGTGAAGAGGTTGCTGAAGCCATGGAGTGA